The window TGGTGCCCTCCCGGACGGTGTGGGAGACGCGGGCGATGGTGCGTCCGTCGACCTCGACGACGGCGCCGCCGACGTACCCGTCGAGGAACTCGTCCGGGAACCACCACGGCTCGACCACCACCACCCCGCCGGGTGCCGTGTGCTCACGGAACACCCGCAGCGTCCGGTCGAGTTCGTCGGTCGACGCCATGTACCCGATGGAGCTGAAGAGGCAGGTGATCGCGTCGAAGGTGCGGCCGAGGCCGAAGGATCGCATGTCGTCCCGGTGGACGGTGACGCCCGGGAGCCGGCGCACCGCGAGGGCGTGCATCCAGGGTGAGAGCTCGACCCCTTCCACGTGGTCGACGCTCTTGCGCAGGGCCTCCAGGTGCGTGCCGGTGCCGCAGGCCACGTCCAGGAGGCTGGAGACGGCGGACCGGTGTTCCCGCAGGACCCGCACGATGTCCTCGGCCTCGGCGGTGTAGTCCTTGCCCCGGCCGCGGTAGACCGCGTCGTAGATCTCGGCGTGCTCCGCGCCGTACGCCTGCTCCGCGCTGGAGGTGGTCATCGGCGCACCAGTCCTTCCAGGTCGGCGACCCGGTCATTGGGGGTGGGGAGCGAGTTGAGCTCCCGCGCGAGTTCCCGCGCCCGCTGGGCGTAGCCGTCGTCGGAGAGGACCTTGCGGCACGCCTCGAAGGTGCCGTCCGGCGATCCGTCACCCCGGTGGAGCACGATGCTCGAACCCTGCCGCTCCAGCATGCGCAGCGAGTCCTCGAAGGCCACGAACTGGTTGAGGACGACCTGGGGCGTGCCCGCCGCCATGGCGTTGAGCGCGGTGAGGCCTCCACTGTGGACGATCGTGTCGCAGGTGCGGACGAGGAACTCCAGCGGCACCCAGCCGCTGCGCACCTGCGGGAACAGGGTGCGCAGCTTCTCGCTCGCCTCCTCGTTCGCCGCGACGACGATCTCGGCGTCGAGCTCGGTGAGACGGGACACCAGCGCGCAGAGGTGGTCGAACACCTGGGGCATCGCGGTGCGGAAGCTGCCGTAGGTGACGCACACCCGGGGACGCTCGGCCGGTGTGTACATCCACGGTTCGAGGGTGCGCTGGCGGTTGCCGGGCACCCACCTCATCGGCCGGCCGGGGCGTGCGCCGGGCGGTATCAGGCTCGGCGGGCAGAGGTCGAGGAACAGGTCCGGCTCGGGCAGCGAGCCGAGGTCCAGCAGGTCGAGCTCCGGGGCGAGTTCCTCGTTCGCGTGGCTCTCCGCACCGTCGAAGTGCAGCCAGTCCCAGGCCTGCCGGACGTACGGGATGCCGAGGTGGGCGGCCAGCAGTCCGGCCGCGTAGGCATCGGTGCCGCCGACGACGAGGTCGGGGCGCCAGCTCTTGGCGAGTTGCAGCAGGGCGTCGAGGCTGACCGCCGCCTGGCGGCCGAACCAGCGTCCCACGTACGGCAGTTCCTGGTCCGGGGACCAGGGGAACTCGATGGGTCCACCCGGCCGGTTCAGTTGCTTGATGCTCTCCGTGGTGTGGCCGGCGGCCACGGGTACCGGTGGCAGTCCGACGGCCTCGATCGTGTCGGTGAGCTCGTCGAAGGCCGCGACGACGATCTCGTGCCCGGCGTTGCGCACCGCCGTCGCGAGCGGGGTCAGGGCGAATACGCCGGCCGGACTCGTTCCTGCGGCGATGAAGAGGACTTTCATGCATCTCCTTTGGTCTGGCCGTCCTGGAGGCATGGCTGCGCCGCCCCGCCCGGCCGATGACGTTCGGGCGCGGGTGACCACGCCTGGCGGGAGGCGGGCGGGAGCGGAGGGATCGGTGCCCATGCGGAGGAGCGGCCCCGGACTTCACGGGCGGGGAGCCGTCGGGCGGGTCGCTCGGCCAGTCCAGGGGGACACCGGCACACGGGCGGGTGTCACGGCTGGGCTACTGGCGGAGGAGGCGGAACGGGGCCTCTGGGCACACACGTTCCAAGATGAAGGCAATCTTCTTCGCAGCAGGTCGGGTTGTCAAGCACGCCGTGGGGCACGGGTGCCCGGCCGGGGCGCCTGGTACTCGTCCGAGAGCAGCGAGTCCATCGTCCCGCGGAGGTGGCCGATGAAGTCCTCGAACTGGCGCAGCTGTTCGGGTGCGTACGTCGCCATCTCCGCGGCCATGCGGATGGCGTAGGGGCCGAAGAACTCCTCCGCGCGCGGCCGGACATGGGCGCTGCTGCGCAGCGTCACGATCCTGCGGTCGCTGTGTTCGCGGGTGCGGGCGATGTGCCCCGCCCCCTCCAGGCGGTTCAGCAGGGCGGCCGTGGCGCCGGAGGACAGGGATATGCGTTCGCTCAGCCGGGCGGGGGACAGGGGTGCGCCCTTGTCCTCGGCGTACAGGATCTCCGCCAGCGCCGCGGCGTCGGTGGAGTGCAGTCCCAGCCAGAGGGCGAAGCGCCGGGTGAACTCGGTGTAGTTCGCACCGAAGGCCCTCAGCCCGTCCATGAGCCGGTCGCGCTGCGCCTCGAGGCCGCCCAACTCCGGCTTCTCCATTCACGTACCCCTTCCGATCCTCGCCACCGACGCACTGTTTCGCGGCTCGGTTGACAACCCGACTCCCTCAAACTACCTTCACCGTGAAGATACCCTAGAGTGGAGGCATCTTGAATACCACAGCAGACCCGGAGTCCCCTCCCATGAGCAGGTGGCTCGGCCTCATCGCCGTGTCTCTGGGTGTGGCCCTGATCGTCGTGGACATCACGATCGTGAACGTGATCCTCGCCCCGATCATCGAGGACCTCTCGGTCGACTCGGTCGAGGCCCAGTGGATCCAGGAGTCCTACGCGATCGTCTTCGCCGCGCTGCTCCTGCTCACCGGCCGGCTCTCCGACCTGCACGGCGCCCGCAAGATCTTCCTCATCGGCCTCGCCGTGTTCGGCGCCACGAGCCTGCTGGCCGCGGTCGCGCCGAGCGGCGGCATGCTGATCCTGGCCCGGTTCCTGCAGGGCATCGGCGGAGCCATGATCCTGCCGTCGTCGCTCGCCATGGTGAACGCGACCTTCACGGGCAAGGCCCGGGGCCAGGCGTTCGCCATCTGGGGATCGACCATCGGCGCCGCCGCGGCCGTCGGTCCGCTGCTGGGCGGCTGGCTCGCGGACTTCTCCTGGCGCTGGGCCTTCGGCATCAACATCCCGCTGGTGGCCCTGATCACGGCGGGCATCCTGATCTACCTGCCCCCGTCGCCCCGCACCCAGGGCCGCGTCGACGTCATCGGCAGCATCCTGTCCGTGATCGGGCTCGGCTTCCTGGCGTTCGGACTGATCGAGGGCCGCAACTACGGCTGGCTGGTCACCACCGAACCGCTGAGCATCGGCGGGATCTCCTGGAGCGCCGGCCCGTCCCCCGTGTTCGTCTCGTTCCTCGTGTCGGCACTGGTCCTGTTCGCCTTCTGGCGCCGGCAGGCAGCACTCGGCCGCAAGAACGACGAGCCCCTGATGGACGTGCGGCTCTTCTCCATCCCCTCGTTCCGCAACGGCAACGTGGTGACGCTCATCGTCGGCCTCGGCGAATTCGGCATCATCGCGGTGCTGCCCCTGTGGCTGCAGTTCGCCCTGGACTACAGCGCCTTCCAGGCGGGGCTCGCTCTCGTCGCCCTCGCCGTCGGCAGCTTCTGCGCGAGCGGTGCGAGCTTCTCGATGTCGGCCTCCGCACTGGCGCAGGTACGGATCGGCCTGCTCCTCGAGGCCGTCGGCCTGGTCCTCCTCGGCCTGATCGCCGCCACCGACAGCGCCTGGTGGCTGATCGCGATCGCCCTGTTCCTCTACGGCATCGGCGTCGGGTTCGCCACGGCCCAGGTCACCAACATCGTCCTCGTGGACGTGCCCGCCGAGAGCGCGGGGCAGGGCTCGGGCATCCAGAGCGCGGCACGCGAACTGGGTTCCGCACTCGGCATCGCCGTCCTGACAACGCTGTTCTTCAGCTCGCTCGCCTCGACCCTGCAAGGCCGCCTGACCGATGCAGGACTCTCGGGCAAGGACGCGGAGCAGCTCAGCGGGGTCGTGACGGACACCGCCGGATCGGTGATCCCCTCGCTCTCGGCCGACCCGTCGACCGCATCGGCCGCGGACGCCGCACGTGAGGCGATGACCGTCGGGCTCGAACTGTCCAGTTACGTCTGCGCCGGGCTGCTGGTGCTGGCGCTCGCGGCCACGCTGTTCGTCACGCCGAGGTCCGCGGCCGCAGCCGAGAAGTCCGAGCCCTCACTGCAGGAACCCAGCCCGCACTGAGCCCCCGCGCACTCGGACCAAGTGCGCGGCCACCGGGCGCCGACCCCGCGGCGGCGCCCCCGGAGACGACCCGGTCGGCGGGTTCCATTCCCCCGTAGCCCCCGGCCGGGTCACCCCCGTTCGATGGAAATCCGGTTTCACATCCCGGAATCCCGGGACGGAACACCGTCCCGGGTTCCGCGAGATTTCGCCTACGTCAACCCAGGGGCAGCAAAATTTTTTCTGTACAACTACCCACCGGAAGCTAGGATCCTGACCAGGCCAGCGCCATCGCACGCTGCAGGACACTCGCGTTCACCCTGGAGGGAAAGTGACTACAGTTCTGCTCGCCGAAGACGTTTGCATGGTACGGGGGGCGTTCCTTGCATTGTTCGCACGGGAAGCTGACATCGATGTCGTAGCAGACCTCGGAGACAGCAGGGAAATACTGCCGGCAGCCCGGCTCCACAAGCCGGACGTCGCAGTGATCGATATAGACATGCCCGGTCAGGACGACCTGTCGATTATCCAGGAGATCCACGATGAATTACCGGGCACCCGCACGCTGATACTCACGCATCACTGGCGCCCGACGATCGTGCGCCGCGCACTGGACATGAGGGTCGACGGATTCCTCGTCAAGTGCTCCCCGCCGGAGAAGCTCGTGAGCACCGTGCGCGACCTCGCCGCAGGACATCGCGTGATCGACGCGGACCTCGCCGTGTCCGCATGGCAGGCGCCGATCCCCCCGCTCACCGAGCGTCAGCTCGAGGTGCTGAGACTCGCCGCGGCCGGCGAGGGCGTTCCCGACATCGCGGCGCGGCTCAACCTCTCCCCCGGCACCATCCGCAACTACCTGACCTCGGTGACGGCCAAGCTCAACGCGCGCACCCGCATGGACGCGGTCCGCATCGCGGCGGACGCCGGCTGGCTGTGACGGGCGACGCGCCCCGTCCGCCAAAAGAAGTACCGGATATTCCCCGGGCCCGCCAGTGAATGCATCACACGGAGGGTGTGAGATTCTCATGACCCCACCGGACGATTCCATAATGCATTGATGATGAAGACACTCCCGCATGGAGGCAATCTGACTTACGTTGGAGGCGGCCGGTTCCCGAGGCCGAAACAAGGGGGAAGTAGACAGTCTTATGGGATGCCCAACCAAATACCGCCATCATGCTTCTGAAAACCCGCCCACATGTGTTTCGAATACCGCGGACTGCACGTTGTGCGACAGCTGCAGAGAACAGATCGCCTCGTGCTTGAGTGAGTTGCCCGCCCTCTACTTGTCCTGCGAGCTCTCGCTCGCGGGAACCCGCACGCCACGCGAGAGAGTTTCGAGTTCGAACAGCCGGCAGGAAATGCCGTTCAACGCGGAAGCCGCCGAAGTGCGTTCCTCCGTCAGATCCGTCCTGGCCTCCTGGGCATCCCTCGTCGCACAAGAGCGCGGGCTCGATGCACCGCAGCGCGATGTCGTCCAGATGGCACGGTTCATCCATGAGAACATCCCGTGGCTTTCCGGCCATTCTGCGGCCGGCGAGGCAGTCGAGGAGTTCAGCATGCTGACCCGCCGCGCGCGACGGGCGAGCGAACCCCGGGCTGTACGGGTCGTCCCGCTCGGCGACTGCATGCACCCGAGCTGTACCGGCAAGCTCCGGGCCGTGGTCAAGGTCGTCTCCGGCACCCGCTCGAAGCCGTCGGAGATCCGGTGCAGCGTCGACGACACGCACTGGTGGGCCTCGGACGAATGGGCGGCGCTGGCAGCGTGCGTACAGAGCCACACGACGTCCCGCCGCGCCTGGTACAGCGTTTCGGACATCGCGGCGCTCTGGAACATGCCCAACGGCAGCATCTACCGGCTCGCCAGCCAGTACCGGTGGCGTCGCCGCAAGGTCTCGGGCAAGGTCTTCTACCACGCGTCGGACGTCAACGACGCGCAGAAGCCCTGATCCAGGGGTCATGAAGTCCTGACGTCGAAAAAGCGGGGTGCCGGCGCATGCGCCGGCACCCCGCCTCCGTGCGCGGCCCGCAGATCCTGCCCCGCCCGGGATCAGGCACGTGCTTCCAGTTCCGCGAGCCCCTTCGTCCAGGCCGTCCACGCGTCGCGACCCGGAGGAGCCAGCAGCGGGACCACTCTGCTGCGCCCTGCCCGCACCGAGGCGTGCCGGCGCGCCAGAGTGGCGAGTCCGCCGGCCGGTGCCCCGTCGACGACGGTGTACTCCCCGCCGCCCAGCACGCTGTCCAGGGCGGGCCAGAACAGCACGGGCTCCGCCATCTGGGCCGCCCAGAACTCCGGCAGCGCGGCCTCCGCGTCCGTGACGACACGGCCCGTACGGGTCGACACGATCGGGATCGTCGCCGGATCGAGCGTCTCGGCCGCGACGGCGGCGGCGAACCTGCGCGCGGCACGGTCCATCGCGGGCGAGTGCCAGGGCTCGAGCGAGCGCACCCGCCGGGCGGCCATCCCCCCGGCGCGCACGGCGCGTTCGGCCTCGGAGAGCTGCGGCTCCGGCCCGGCGAGGACCGTCTGCAGCGGGCCGTTGTGCGCGCCCACCACCACGCTCTCCCCCACCGACCGGCTGCGGATGCAGTCGAGCACCGTCCGCGGGGCTCCCG is drawn from Streptomyces sp. NBC_01232 and contains these coding sequences:
- a CDS encoding nucleotide disphospho-sugar-binding domain-containing protein translates to MKVLFIAAGTSPAGVFALTPLATAVRNAGHEIVVAAFDELTDTIEAVGLPPVPVAAGHTTESIKQLNRPGGPIEFPWSPDQELPYVGRWFGRQAAVSLDALLQLAKSWRPDLVVGGTDAYAAGLLAAHLGIPYVRQAWDWLHFDGAESHANEELAPELDLLDLGSLPEPDLFLDLCPPSLIPPGARPGRPMRWVPGNRQRTLEPWMYTPAERPRVCVTYGSFRTAMPQVFDHLCALVSRLTELDAEIVVAANEEASEKLRTLFPQVRSGWVPLEFLVRTCDTIVHSGGLTALNAMAAGTPQVVLNQFVAFEDSLRMLERQGSSIVLHRGDGSPDGTFEACRKVLSDDGYAQRARELARELNSLPTPNDRVADLEGLVRR
- a CDS encoding MarR family winged helix-turn-helix transcriptional regulator, which produces MEKPELGGLEAQRDRLMDGLRAFGANYTEFTRRFALWLGLHSTDAAALAEILYAEDKGAPLSPARLSERISLSSGATAALLNRLEGAGHIARTREHSDRRIVTLRSSAHVRPRAEEFFGPYAIRMAAEMATYAPEQLRQFEDFIGHLRGTMDSLLSDEYQAPRPGTRAPRRA
- a CDS encoding response regulator transcription factor translates to MTTVLLAEDVCMVRGAFLALFAREADIDVVADLGDSREILPAARLHKPDVAVIDIDMPGQDDLSIIQEIHDELPGTRTLILTHHWRPTIVRRALDMRVDGFLVKCSPPEKLVSTVRDLAAGHRVIDADLAVSAWQAPIPPLTERQLEVLRLAAAGEGVPDIAARLNLSPGTIRNYLTSVTAKLNARTRMDAVRIAADAGWL
- a CDS encoding class I SAM-dependent DNA methyltransferase, whose amino-acid sequence is MTTSSAEQAYGAEHAEIYDAVYRGRGKDYTAEAEDIVRVLREHRSAVSSLLDVACGTGTHLEALRKSVDHVEGVELSPWMHALAVRRLPGVTVHRDDMRSFGLGRTFDAITCLFSSIGYMASTDELDRTLRVFREHTAPGGVVVVEPWWFPDEFLDGYVGGAVVEVDGRTIARVSHTVREGTTTRMSVAYTVGEPAAGLRRFSDTHVLSLFTREQYEQAFEKAGFTVAYTAGGPSGRGLFIGVAPGTETVPSSAAAQEW
- a CDS encoding DHA2 family efflux MFS transporter permease subunit, with protein sequence MSRWLGLIAVSLGVALIVVDITIVNVILAPIIEDLSVDSVEAQWIQESYAIVFAALLLLTGRLSDLHGARKIFLIGLAVFGATSLLAAVAPSGGMLILARFLQGIGGAMILPSSLAMVNATFTGKARGQAFAIWGSTIGAAAAVGPLLGGWLADFSWRWAFGINIPLVALITAGILIYLPPSPRTQGRVDVIGSILSVIGLGFLAFGLIEGRNYGWLVTTEPLSIGGISWSAGPSPVFVSFLVSALVLFAFWRRQAALGRKNDEPLMDVRLFSIPSFRNGNVVTLIVGLGEFGIIAVLPLWLQFALDYSAFQAGLALVALAVGSFCASGASFSMSASALAQVRIGLLLEAVGLVLLGLIAATDSAWWLIAIALFLYGIGVGFATAQVTNIVLVDVPAESAGQGSGIQSAARELGSALGIAVLTTLFFSSLASTLQGRLTDAGLSGKDAEQLSGVVTDTAGSVIPSLSADPSTASAADAAREAMTVGLELSSYVCAGLLVLALAATLFVTPRSAAAAEKSEPSLQEPSPH
- a CDS encoding acyltransferase domain-containing protein yields the protein MTGQGIVLLLPGQGFQHAGMAVELYRREPRFATVADEFLAALGPGGETVREDWLACVDGAPADRGTTAQPLLFMIGYGIGAVLAGRGLRPSLLIGHSVGELAAATLAGVFDLHTAARILAARCAALAEAPPGGMLAVAGAPRTVLDCIRSRSVGESVVVGAHNGPLQTVLAGPEPQLSEAERAVRAGGMAARRVRSLEPWHSPAMDRAARRFAAAVAAETLDPATIPIVSTRTGRVVTDAEAALPEFWAAQMAEPVLFWPALDSVLGGGEYTVVDGAPAGGLATLARRHASVRAGRSRVVPLLAPPGRDAWTAWTKGLAELEARA